The Neodiprion pinetum isolate iyNeoPine1 unplaced genomic scaffold, iyNeoPine1.2 ptg000149l, whole genome shotgun sequence genomic interval GggcgtattttatttcattttgcacGAAAAACTCAAAATCACGTGTCACGATCTATTATCTGTTCTTTCaaatgcaaataattgaattaaaaaacatgcaatagttttttagttataaataattcgtaatttaaaacttttatgattttttaccatttaACCCTTTCGTAATCGGACagaatgcatttttcattatttgccCTAAGAATTATCCTCCaattggtttcattcaaatatctcaACATTTTCATGAGAAACTGGAAAACGACCACCGGGGATTTCCAACTTTGGGGGTTGATTTCACTCCTTTAAGCCGATTTTccgccgataaaaaaatacggaTCGCTTATATTTCGATTGAGAATAACATATCCTAAAAATGAAATGGCGGGGGGGGGCACCCCGATACCTTTCCTTGTAGGAGAAGGAATGTCGGGTATTTGACCATTAAACGATAGTAGTAATTTTAACTGTAAAAATAGTTATTTTGTTCATTCTGTATAGTTCATTCGACCATTCTGCACAGTCAAGTTGACTATTTGAGGCGTTTAAAAACATTGTTAATATCGACATAGTTGATCCAGCTATACgtttcattaaaataatacCTAGAATTATGAGTTCGACCGGACTTGAGGACTCTggcgaaaataatttatacgtcAAACTACGAAAAATTGGCGGTCGCAGAAAATCTTAAAAGATTGTAGATAATcgtgaaaaatcgatgaacAAATTTCTATGAACAATTATGAAAATTGCATGTTGAAagtagatttaatttttttcgtagaaTTTCGTAGAAAACCATGTAAATTAACGAacaattatgaatatttatgaCTTTCTACGagaagtaatgaaaattccatattggaagtagatttaattttattcgcaGAATTTCGTAGAAAACTACGAGTCttaacgaaaaattatgaatgcCTACAACTTTTTATGAAAGATGATTTCATTTTCGGACCAAAACATTACAAAGTTATCTGCGTAGAACCGCGTTGCAGTTTATAGAAAAATACTTTCtattaataattatgaaaattcacaattttctgtgaaaactaattacaatttcgGACCCGAGCCATCCGCTAGATGTCGCATCACTCTCACAAGGAAAACTTGTTGCAGACAACTTAAGTACCGAGCAAAATTTTGGTGTATTTCTGAAGATTGATCTTCTTATCTTTTGAGTACGATCTAGAAGGATTTAGAGAATCTGTCGTATATTTTTGATATCATGTTCTCTCAATTAGGTGAGtctattgataaaaaaacttAGCTAGAGATACAATAATCTATCAGAAATGATGAACTTTCACAGAAATTATGACCATGCACAGAATTatagagaagtaaaaaaactgCGATAAATTACGTAAAAGTCTGATACTCTTTGGAAAATTCCACGATGAAACTACGAAATTGTTCGAAACGAAgtagaaaatcgtagaaaagTTTCGTAGTTTggcgtaaaaaatttaaccaggGGAAAGATGCTCCAAGTGCACTTGTACCACTTTCGCATCACGCGATTGGAACTTTTCCAGCTACCTGCAGCTACAATGATGCGCACAAGATGGCCCAGACGGACTTTAACTAGCACAAACGATTGTTTCACTGAAACAGGGCAGTTTCAAGTGTATGAAATCATGCTTagttcaaatttattaaatttggaACTTTTACCCTTTTTGCACAAGCCCTGTCAAATATGAGTTCAAAAATGGCATACTCGATATTCGGATGATTTGCAATTTCTATCTATCGAGGTCTGCATTCGATCATATGGTTCAAGTCAGCTGTTGTTAATTAACTGGCCCTGACTTACTGAGGCACAGTATTATTTTTGAACCCAATATCAAATCACCTTACAGACGGAGATACGGAGGGATTTCGGCGGATTTTGAACGTCAATGTCCTGGCAGTCGCTATCTTCACCAGGGAAGCTGTACGCTCCATGAAGGCGCGTCAAGTTGACGGTCACATAATCAACATCAATAGGTTGGTTTACTTTGTTCTCTGACACTTTGAGGTGAGACTTGGTTGTCCTTGGTTACCTTCTGGTTGACGATAAGtcgttgacatttttttgcaGTGTTATGGGTCATGGGGTTCCCGAAGTAAGCGACAAGTACAGTCTATACCCAAGTAGCAAATACGCGGTAACAGCAATGACGGAGGTCACGAGGAAAGAGTTGATCAAAGCCAACGCCaaaatcaaaataacggtAAGTGGGTAGAAGATGTACACAAAGAAGATTATGAAATATCTCAAAATCACTGAAACCTCGTCCAATCTTGTTAAAGCTTTGAAATCCTTCAGAATCATTTAAATCTTTCTAAAATCTCCAGCATCTTGTAAAATCGTTTGGAATTCAGTAAAACTTCGAGATCtccgaaatttttgaaattacacGGACTTGCTGAAATCCCTGAAACCTTAATTCTGCAATTAGTTGAAATCGAACCCtggcgaaaataatttctacatCAAACTACGAAAAATTACCGACTgtagaaaatcgtagaaaataGTAGGAAATCTTAAAAAAGTGTAGAAGGTTGTAgataatcgtgaaaaatagtagtatttttcattaaaaaaatacaaattttcacgaaaaattattgaaaatgacaTATTGGAAgtagatttaattttcttcttagAATCTCGTAGAAAACTGCGCGGATTAATGAACAATTATGAATGTTTACGACTTCTTATGAaagataatttcaatttcggaTCCAAACATTAGGAATTTTTGCCTTCGTAGAACCTCGtagaaattcatcgaaaaGTACAAACTCCACAAAAAGTTacgaattttcacgaaaaattatgaatatgtataattttctatgaaaactaattacaattttggATCCAAACCATCCGCTAGATGTTGCACGTCTCTAACAAGGAAAACTTATTACAGACAAGATTACTGAGCAGAATTTGGATCTATATCCGAAGACTGATCGTGTCATGTTATAAGTACGATCTAGACGGATTTAAAGAATCtgttgtatatttttgaacTCATCTTATCTCAATTAGGCAAGTATGAGGGGAAAAAACTTAGCTAAAAATACAATGATCcacgaaaaattatgaacttTCGCAGGAATTATGACCATAGGATTACAGAGACGTGTAAAAAAACTACGATAAATTACGCAAACGTACAATAATCTACAGAAAACTACGGTTCTGTACGAATATCAAGACCAAAAAGTTAAATAAATTACGCCAATACGATAaccaatgaaaattaaaatttttcacgaaaatctACAATAATGTACAAGAAATATATCCATTTCTACGACAAATGAACTCAACGGGTTAGagcaaattacaaaaatctacGAACATCTAtgaaaaagtataatattttgcGGAAAAATTCTGTGCCAAAACTATGCACGTCACCGAATTACTCTAGTTAATCGTGgaaatttttgtagaaaaatcgtgaaatgaaattcgtaGTTTGACGTGGAAATTATTTCCACCAGGGAAATCTATTTAGTCCCATAAAGGTCCTAAAACCCATTAAAATCTTTTATAGAGCATCAGTCCTGGTCTTATCAAGACAGAATTTTTGGCTGTTGCCACCACCGAGGCAGTGGCTGAGGCGGTTTACAGTCAACGACCTACATTGGATCCAGAAGATGTAGCTAACGCCATCGTCTATGCATTAGGCACTCCACCGCATCTCCAAGTATGTACCGATAATAAGATTGCTAATTATTTTCGACTTGCCACTTTCTCAGTTTTCTTATGAAGTATTGTTTCAATGTCTCCATTGCAGtccgtatgtatacataattatatccACACTCAAAGCTCTCATCTCTTAGGTATGTGAGCTGATATTACGCCCAGTTGGCGAATCATGAACGAATTTCCGGTGGTTATGAAACTGGAGCTGTGACCGCAGGATACTCGTACGGCATGATCGAATGCATTCGTTCCAACTTATAATTTTAACTCGAATCGACGGTCATCATGCGAGCTTATTATGCGAATACGCGGGTAAATCTAGAAACTTGCAAGTCATTGAATACAcccatataaatatatgtattgtatggattttgtattaataaaaattttcgagaaaggaaaaaacacAAGCGGATAAATTAGGCCAACTAATTCATTTGCTCATTAATGATATCAAAGATCTGAATTCTTATCATTGTCGATGAAAATGGACGAGTAACAGACATTAGCAAATACGTAAACCAGGTAGTACATTTGTCGAAATTTCGACTATCACTTGACTAAGCTTGGCCAGTATAATCTCAACAGATGTAAAATTTGACTTAGCGTTGGCAAAACGGTCACTATATCTGCCTAAGATGTGATAATGACTGTCAATAAGTCAAAAGTCGAAGCTGTGCCAAACATACATCGACGAATAtactgaaaaatatcaagtcGAGACAAcgtcaaaacaaaaattatacatcgtATAGAAATCGCCAAAGTGAATGTAACAggatacgaaaaaatatttcacagttTCGCTTGACTACTTCTGACTACGAGTATATTGACCGTACATTGATAACCTAGCGGACATTCGTGAACGCATGGTTgacatgtacgtacatacctgGTGAACTCCTGGCTTGAAATATATCCTCAAGGTCCCTAGATTATACAGGTCAAGACACGCGTGTTCCAGTTTTTTTCACTATAACGTGGGCAAAAATTTCTATGCGCGTTCGcccaaaaaatatcaaacttacaTTACCGCATTAAGCAGTTTTGACCaattttgctcaattttttgagGTCAAGCTTTAATGAGTTGCTCCCTTAGTGTCCTGACGTTCACGAAATAAATAGAAGCAC includes:
- the LOC124224380 gene encoding farnesol dehydrogenase-like, whose protein sequence is MDRWAGKIALVTGASAGVGAATVETLVREGLTVVGIARRVEKIEKLGEKLQDAKGKLWAKKCDVTKEEEILEVVEWIKKTLGGIDILVNNAAMAHFASISDGDTEGFRRILNVNVLAVAIFTREAVRSMKARQVDGHIININSVMGHGVPEVSDKYSLYPSSKYAVTAMTEVTRKELIKANAKIKITSISPGLIKTEFLAVATTEAVAEAVYSQRPTLDPEDVANAIVYALGTPPHLQVCELILRPVGES